Part of the Brachyspira hampsonii genome is shown below.
TGCTTCAGAAGTTATATCAGGTAAAACTATGGAAGAGTGGATGCCTTTTGCAATGAGTTGGTGGCATACATTAGCTGCCGGAAGTGCTGATCCTTTTGGTGCTCCTGCTGCAAGCAGACCTTGGAATGGTAAAGAGGCATTAGAGGCTTCTAAGATGAGAGTAGAGGCTGGATTTGAACTTATGCAGAAGTTAGGAATGAATTATTTCTGTTTTCATGACAGAGATTTAGCTCCTGAATATAAAACTTTGAAAGAAACTAATGAAAAATTAGACATGATAGTAGATTTAGTAGCAGAAAGTATGTCTAAAACAGGCAAAAAACTTTTATGGGCTACTTCTTCTTTATTTACAAATCCTAGATATATGCATGGTGCTGCTACTAGCCCTTATGCTGATGTTTTTGCAGTTGCTGCTGCTCAGACTAAAAAAACTATGGATATAGCTAAAAAATTAGATGCTAAAGGATATGTATTCTGGGGTGGAAGAGAAGGTTACGAAACTTTACTCAATACTGATATGAAAAGAGAATTGGATCATTTAGCTTATTTCTTATCTATGGCAGTTGAATATAAAGAAAAAATAGGATTTAAAGGACAATTCTTCATTGAACCAAAACCAAAAGAACCAACAAAACATCAATATGATTTTGATGCTGCTGCTACTTTAGAATTCTTATATCACTATAATTTGGATAAATATTTTGAGCTTAATTTAGAAGTCAATCATGCCACTTTGGCAGGACATACTATGCAGCATGAAATGCAGGTTGCTAGAAATCATGGAAAATTGGGCTCTGTTGATATTAACTATGGAGATACTTTCTTGGGTTGGGATACAGATATGTTCCTTACTAATGTATATGATGCTGTATTAATGATGGTAGAGATTATAAGAAACGGCGGATTAAAAAACGGCGGATTTAACTTTGATGCTAAAGTAAGAAGACCATCTCATACTATGGACGATTTAATGTATGCATACATTGCTGGAATGGATACTTTAGCTTGGGGTTTAAGAATAGCTGACAAAATAGTTAAAGATGGATGTTTTGATAAATTTATAGAAGAAAGATATAGTTCTTATAATAGCGGAATCGGTGCAAAAATAGAAAGTAAATCAACTTCATTAGAAGAATTATATAATTATGCACTAGAGTTAGAAGAAAAAGAACTTCCTAGCGGAAATCAGGAATTACTTGAAGCCAAATTAAATCAATTTATATATAATTTATAATTATAATAATTTTAAGGAGACATCATTATGAAAAAAATCATAGCCATTTTAATTTCTTTATCTCTATTTGCTTTATCATGTTCAAATAAAGCATCTGATACAGCAGCTGATAAAGGAGGGGATAAAATCAAAATAGGTTTATCTTTAGATGACTTGAGACTTGAGCGTTGGCAAAAAGATAGAGATTATTTTGTAAAAGAAGCTGAAAGTTTGGGTGCTGAAGTTATTTATATTTCAAGCGATGGAAATGCTACTAAACAGCTTGCTGATATTGAAAATTTAATAGCACAGAATGTTGATGTTTTAGTAGTTATAGCAAATGACGGAAATAGTCTTTCTCCAGCTATAATGCAGGCATCTCAGGACGGTATACCAACATTAGCCTATGACAGAATGATAAATAATTGCGATATAGCACATTATGTAACTTTTGACTTAGAAAAAGTTGGAAGAATGCAGGCAGAAGGTATATTGGAAATTACTAATAAAGGAAGATTTTATTATTTAGGAGGATCTCCTACTGATAATAATGCTCAATATTTCAGAAAAGGTGCTATGGATGCTCTTAAACCTTATATAGACAGCGGAGATATAGAACTTATAGGCGAACAATCTACAAGAGATTGGCTTCCTGATGTTGCTTTACAAATAATAGAGGATATGTTAACAGCTCAGAATAATAATGTTACTGCTATAGTAGCAGCTAATGATGCTATAGGCGGTGCAGCTGTTCAGGCTTTAAAAGCTCAAGGATTAGCAGGAAAAGTACCTGTTTCAGGACAAGACGCTGATTTAGCAGCTTTACAAAGAATAGCTAGAGGTGAGCAGGCTGTTACAGTTTATAAACCTATACATTTAATAGCTAAAGAATGTGCTAAGGCAGCTGTAGCATTAGCTAAAGGAGAGCAAGCATTAAGCAACAGTTCATTAAATAATGGCTATAAAGATGTTCATACATTTTATATTGAACCAATCAAAGTTACAAAAGATAATTTAGATTCTACTGTAATAGCTGATGGTTGGGCTACAAAAGAAGATGTTTATGGGAATTAATTATAAATTATAAAGTTTGGGTTATAAAATAATAATAAAATTACTGCTAAAATAAATTTATGTAATCAATTATTTTAGCAGTAATATTAAATTAATGGGGAACATATCTATGCAAGAGTGCATTCTTGAAATGAAAGATATACATAAAAGTTTTTCCGGTGTAAAAGCATTATCTGGAATATCCTTATCTTTAAGGAAACAGGAGATATTAGGACTATGCGGAGAAAATGGGGCTGGTAAATCTACATTAATGAAAATATTATCCGGAATATATCCTTTTGGTACTTATGATGGAAGTATATTTGTTAATGGTAAAGAAATGAGATTTAACGGCATAAAAGATGCAGAAAGTGCGGGTATTGCTATTATACATCAGGAGCTTAATTTAATACCTGAAATGAATGTTGTAGAAAATTTATTTCTTGGAAATTTTATTAATAAATTCGGTATTCTAAATAAAGATGAAATGTATATAAAAGCTAAAGAGGCTTTATCCGTTATAGCACCTAATATAGATCCTGAATCTAAAATAAAAGATTTAGGTACAGGCGAACAGCAGATGGTAGAAATAGCAAAAGCTATTTTAAAAAATGCAAATATATTAATATTTGATGAACCTACATCTTCGTTAACAGAAAAAGAAATTTCAAAACTTATAGAAATAATATTTTCACTTAAAGAAAATGGTTTAAGTGCCATATATATAAGTCATAAATTAGATGAGATAGAAGCTGTTACTGACAGTGTAGAAGTTATAAGAGATGGTAAAAGTGTAGGCGGCGGAAAAACTATTGAAATGAATAGCAATAAAATTATATCCATGATGGTTGGAAGAAGTATAGATAATTTAATACCTAGAAGAAGCAGAGAAATAGGAGATATAATTTTTGAAGCTAAGAATTATACTTTATATGATAAAGTAAATTCAAATATAAAAAAAGTTGATGATGCTTCATTTTTCCTAAGAGAAAGAGAAATATTAGGTTTTTCAGGTTTAGTAGGATCCGGAAGAACCGAACTTCTTTCTGCCATATATGGAGCTTATAGCGGTGATTATGTAGGAGAAAGTTACTTATATGGAAAGAAACTTAATATAAAAAAGACAGAAGATGCTGTAGATTTAAAAATAGGTTTTGTTCCTGAAGAAAGAAAAACTCAGGGCGTAATTTTAAATGATAGTGTGCAAAACAACATAGTTCTTTCTACTATTAAAAACTATGCAGTAAGGGGTATTTTAGATAAAAATTTACAAAAAGAAGCAGCTTTAAATTATAAAGAAAAGCTTTCTATTAAGATACCTAGTTTAGATTTTCCTATAAAGAATTTAAGCGGAGGTAATCAGCAAAAATGTGTTTTAGCAAAAAGTCTATTAATTAATCCTAAAATATTAATATTAGACGAGCCTACAAGAGGTATAGATGTAGGGGCAAAATATGAAATATATCAATACATATTTTCTATAGTAGAGGAGGGATGTTCTGTGATACTTATATCCTCAGAATTACCAGAAATACTCGGTTTAAGCGATAGGGTTATAGTTATGCATGAAGGTAAAATAAAAGCCTCATTAGATAATAATGGATTAACTCAAGAAACAATAATGACAGCAGCAATAGGAGAATAATAATGTTCAGATTAAAAAACTTTTTAAAAAAATATAATTTATTCATGTTATTTATAATAGTTATTATTCTTTGGGGTTTTTTTGGTGCAATAACCTCAGGAAGTTTTTTATCTTCTAGGAATATATCAAATTTATTCAGACAGATGAGTATTACAGGTATACTTTCTATAGGGATGTCATTCGTAATTATTACCTCAAATATAGATTTATCAGTTGGTTCTATGTTAGGTTTACTAGGGGCTATATCCGGAATCTTATTAAGAAGTGATATAAATGCACCTTTGGCTATAGCTATTACATTAATATTTGGTTTAATAATAGGTGCTATCAATGGTTTTTGGTGTGCATATAGAAAAGTACCGGCTTTTATTGTTACATTAGCAGGATTATTGGCATATAGAGGAGTTGTTTTATATATAACAAAGGGACAGACATTAGCAATACAAGATAATCATTTTAATTATATAGGAAACGGAAATATTTCTCCTATAGCAGCTTGGATAATATTGATTATTTCTATAATTATATTGATATTATCTAATATGAATAAATTGCTTCATAGCAGAAATAAAAGTGAAAAGAAATCTTTGATAATGAATTTAGCTTTTATAATAGTAATTTCTTCAATATTTGTTTATTGGATGAATGGATATAGGGGTATTCCTTTACCTGTTATTATTATGATGATTATTACTGTTATCGCTTCTTATATATCCAATAATACAGTTTATGGAAGAATAGTATATTCTATAGGCGGTAATTCAGAGGCTTGTAAATATTCTGGTATAGATATAAAAAAATATATATTTATGGTATTTACTGTTAATGGCGTTATAGCTGCCGTTGCTGGTATAATAAATACTGCCAGATTAGCTTCTGCAGTACCTTCAACAGGTGTTAATAGTGAATTAGATGCTATTGCAGCTTGTGTTATAGGAGGAATAAGTTTAAGCGGAGGTACAGGAGCTGTACTTGGTGCTTTACTTGGTTCTTTAATAATAGCTAGTTTGAATAATGGTATGAGTATTATAGGACTAGATTCATCTTGGCAGAATATCATTAAAGGTATAGTTTTACTATTGGCTGTTTGGATGGATATTGCCACTAAAAATAAATCTAATTAATATTTTCTAGTTAGAACAGAAATATCTAATTTATTTCTGTTCTAATTTTTTATCATTTAAATATTATTTTTGGCATGTTCAAGCATTTCTTCGGCATGTTTTATGCTTGCTTCTGTGATTTCTTTTCCTGTTATCATTCTTGCTATTTCATTAACTCTCATACTGTCATCAAGCTCTTCAATAGTTGAAGTAACAATATCATCGCCTTCATTTTTTGTAACTTTAAAATGATTATTAGCATATATTGCAATTTGTGCTAGATGAGTAACGCTAAGCACCTGTTTTCTTTTTGATAAAGCAGCTATTTTTTCGCCTATAACTTCAGCAATTCTTCCTCCAACACCTACATCTATTTCATCGAATACACATGTTTCAGAGTAATCTCCTAAAGAAAGTACATTTTTTAGTGAAAGCATTATCCTAGATATCTCACCTCCTGAAGCAATTTTTCTAAGAGGCTGAAACATACTCTGCTTATTCGGTGCTATTATAAATTCTATATTATCAATACCCGTAGAATTAGCCTTTATATTAGCACCGTCTATATTAAGTATACCATCATCATCTTCATCTAAAGTTATTTCAACATCAAATTTTGTAGACGACATTCCTAAATCATTCATTTCATTTTCTATTGCTTTTATAAAATCTTCTTTTCTATTATGTCTTATATCAGATATTTCTTTTGCAAGTACGGAAGTTTTTTTTCTTAATTCTTCTATTTCTTTTTTTAAGTTTTCAATATCCTCTTCAGAGAAATTTAGAGATTCTAATTTTTCTTTGGATTCTTTGGCATAAGATATTATTTCTTTTATATTAGAACCATATTTCTTTTTTAAATTATTAATGAAGAAAAGTCTTTCATTAAGAGATTGAAGTTCTTCAGGATCAAATTTGGTTTTGGATCTTATTTCAGTTAAAACAGTTTTTATATCTTCAAGATTTAATGTTATGCCTTCTATTTGCGATGCAATATCTGAAAGTCTATTATCATATTTTGATATGCTTTGTAATGCCGAAATGCTTCTAGTTAATTTTATATAAGCTCCTGATTCGCTTCCAAATATATCTTTATTAATAGAAGATAGCGATGAAGCTATGCTTTCGGCATTTGACATCATTGTAATATCATTTTTTATATCTTCATCTTCATTTGGCTTTAATTTAGCCTTTTCTATTTCATCTATTGCATATTCTAAAAAAGATTTTTCTTTTAAAATATTATTTTTATTTTGATATATTTCATTATACTGTTTTATTAATTTTATAAGTTTATTATAATGATTTTTATAATTTTCAAGCTTTTCATCAATATTTAAATAACTGTCATAAAAGTTTAAATGATTTGCCGGATTAAAAAGAGACTGATGTTCATGCTGTCCATGTATATCTACTATTAAATCTCCAAGTTCTTTTAATTCGGCTACTTTAACACCTACATTATTGATGAAAGATTTGCTTTTTCCGTCTTTTGTTATTTCTCTTTTTATATTAAGCTCATCATTATTTATTTCTATATTCCATTCTTTTAATTTATTTTTTACAATATCTGCAGATGACTGCAGAGAAAAATTTCCTGAAACAATTAATCTGTCGCCATTAGCTCCAACCATTCTAGTAGAACCTTTTTCACCTGTTATAAGCTCTAATGCACTGATTATAATGCTTTTACCAGCACCTGTTTCACCTGTAAGTACATTGAAACCGCTGCTGAAATTTATTTTTAATTTATCTATTAAGACAAAATTTCTAATTTCGAGATATTTAAGCATTATCTACCCCAATTAAGTTTATTCCTAAGTATATCATAAAATAGCCTGTTTGCACTTTGAAATATATAGCAGTTCTTATTACTTATTTTTGCTTTTATTTTATCATTATTTTTAAATTGACATATATCATATCCGTCTACTGTTATCATAGCCTTTAATGATTTTTGTGTCAATTCCAATTCTATATTATCATGTTTAGGAATAACAAGCGGTCTGAAAGTTAATGAATGAGGTGCTATAGGTACAAAAGACATAGCATCAATGGTTGGGGCAAGTATAGGTCCGCCTGCACTTAAAGCATAAGCAGTTGAACCTGTAGGGGTTGCTATTACAACGCCATCTCCAACTATTGAAGATATTAGTTTACCTGATATTATAATATTTATATGTATTGCTCTGCCGTCGCATTTACTTAGAACTAACTCATTAACAGCAAGATGTTCCCTATATGTATCTTTTTCTTTTGAATAAACACTTATAGATAATAATGTTCTAGGTTCTATTTCATATAATGTTTTTTTATTTTCAAAATATTCTTCTAATATTAAATATGCTTCTTCAGGGGGTATTTCTGAGATAAAACCTAATGTACCGTTATATATTGGAAGAACTGATATATCATATTTTATTGCTATTTTTAAAGCTGAAAGCAATGTACCATCTCCGCCTATAGATATCAGCATTGATACATTTTTTAATTCTTTTGCCGCTTTTTTTACATTATTGTAAGATGATATATCATAATTTATTATTATAGCTTCTATATTATATTTTTTAATTATAGTATTTATTTTTTTTAAAATTCCATCAGTATCAGTTCTAAGAACATTAACTATGATTCCTATTTGTTGCTTTTTACTGTTATTCATAATTATTAATTAATTTAATTAAAAATAAAAAAATATTCATTAATTATAACAAACAGTTATTAATATATCAAGTTGTATATTGATAATTTTTTATTTTTATAATAAACTACTTATTATGATATTATTTAGTTTAATTTATTTTTTATTAAGTTTTATTTTTACATTATTGTGTATAATTGCTGCCTTTTCAATTTATCCTTTTATCAGGTTATTTTCTAAGAGAAAAGCTTCGCAATATGTTCATACTATGGCTAAATTTTGGGGCAGAATGCTTATGAAAATGGCATTTATTTCTTTTGATATAGAAGGAAAAGAAAATTATGATCCTAATAAAACTTATTTATTAACTCCTAATCATCAAAGTGCTTTTGATATATTTGCATGCTTCAGTATATTTAAAAATTCTTTTGCATTTGTATCAAAGGATACTTATGGAAAAGTACCTTTAATTGGTTTTGGTATGTCTCTTGCCAATTATATATTTGTTAAAAGAGGTACGGTTGGTGCTGTAAAATCTATATATGATATGGAAAACAGATTAAGAAATAATATAAGTATAGTTATTTATCCTGAAGGAACAAGAAGTGCTACAGGAGAAGTCAAAAAACCTAAAAGGGGAATATTAAAGATATCAGAAAGATGCTCAGATATACCTGTTCTTCCTGTTGTTATATATGGTACTAGAGATATTATGAAAGCTAGAAGTATTAAGATTGTTCCATTTAAAAAGATAACTGTGAGATTTTTAGAGCCTTTCTATTTTAAAGATATAAATGGTGATGATAATGATAAATTGGATTATTGGTATGATATTATGAGTAAAAATTATAATGAATTAAGAGATAAATTAATATCAAATTAAGTTTTGACTATTGGACTTGTTTGAAAAGCACTTGATAAGATTAAGTATAGAATTATTTAATTTTTAAATTAATATATAATGTTTTATATGTTATATAAATTACTATTTTAGTATATAAACATGTACTATTTTGCAAAGCGTATACGAGCTTGTCTAGTATAGAATCTTTTTACATACAGGCATTAAAGTAGGATTTTTGCGGAATAGAGAAAGGATGCAAAATAATAATTAGATATTATCAAATGCGTAATTTTGCAATTAATAAATAAAATTAGTTTTGAAACAACTTTATTATTAGGAATACAGATATTTTTATAGAATATATAGAAATAAGAGTTTTATATACTAATAAATGTTTTTATTCTATAATAAGAGGTTAAAATGTATATATTATTTTTATGTTATACTTGAAAAAAATAATCTTCGTATTATAATTATATGAATTATGCGTTTATATTAAACCAAAAATCACTTAAAAAATTAGGAGTATAAAATTGAATATTAATAATAACGCTTCTCAGTTAAAAAAAGATATCTTGGTAAAGATTGCATTAATGTTTATTGAAGACAGGCTTGTAGAAGATATTGATAGATTACCTATAGAGATAATACCTAGAGATAGCAAATCTATAAGATGCTGTATACACAATGACAGAGAGATAATAAAAAATAGAATTATGGCAAGACTTGGAATAAGTGTTGAGGGTAAAGAGGATAGCGGAATACCATTATCCGGATATGCTAAATTAGCATTAGAAAGAGATAAACCTACTTGGCCTATGCTCACAGTTCTTGATGAGGCTTGCAATGCTTGTGTAAGGGCTAATTTTATGGTAACTAATGCATGTCAGGCTTGTTTAGCTAGACCTTGTATAGTTAATTGTCCTAAAGATGCTATAACAATATTAGATGAAAAAAGGGCGCATATAGACAGCAGTAAATGTATTAACTGCGGATTATGTTTAAAAAACTGTCCTTATCATGCTATTATTTATATACCTGTTCCTTGTGAGGAGTCTTGTCCTGTTGGAGCTATTAATAAAAATGAGTATGGCAAAGAAGTAATAGATTATCATAAATGTATATTCTGCGGAAATTGTATGAGAGAATGTCCATTTGGTGCTATGATGGATAAGGGTCAGCTTATAGATGTTTTAAAGCATTTAAAAGAGGATAAAAAGGTTAATGTAATGTATGCTCCTGCCATAGCTTCTCAATTTAATGCTAAACCGGGACAATTAAAAAGTGCTTTATTAAAAATAGGCTTTAATAAGGTATGGGAAGTTGCTTTGGGAGCAGATGTTACATCGGATAAAGAGGCTGCTGAGTTTGAAGAGAGAATGGAAAGAGGGGATAAACTAATGACCACTTCATGCTGTCCTGCCTATGTAAAAGCGGTAAGAAAGCATGTACCTGAACTTATTCCTTGCGTATCTGAGACTAGAACCCCTATGCATTATACGGCTGAAATGATGCATAAAGATGATCCTGATGCTATTAATGTATTTATAGGACCTTGTCTTGCAAAGAGAAGAGAAGGTTTAGATGATGAGTTAGTAGATTATGGTTTATCTATGGAAGAGCTTGATGCTTTATTTATAGCTACAGGTACAGATGTATCAAAAGAGCCTGATTTGGATATAGAAACTGTTCCTACTGCTTCAGGAAGAAAATATGCTATGAGCGGCGGTGTGGCTGAGGCTGTTAAAGTAAGATTAAAACACCCTGAAAAATTAAAAGCTGCTGTGATTAACGGACTTGATAAAGAGGGTATGAAACAGTTAAAAGGTTATGGAAAAGTTCAGTCAGGAGAAACTCCTATGACAGATGCTACTCCTAATCTTGTTGAAGTTATGGCTTGTAATGGAGGCTGTGTAGGCGGTCCTTGCGTAGTTAAAAATCCTAAGGCTGCTGCTGTTCAATTACAGAGATATGCTTCTACAGGTACTGAAGTAAAAAAAGATTAATTAATTTTTAATAAACTATTAAATAAAGGTAAAAGTCTTATTTTTTAGGCTTTTGCCTTTATTTTTATTATTCCGCTAATAGTTTTTCTATATTTTTTAAATTTCTTGCTTTGGCATAATATAGAGCATCATGTCCGTTTTTATCTTTAATAGTCTTGTCGGCTCCATGTTCTAATAGAATCTTAACTATTTCAGCATAATTTAAACTGTCATTTCCAACAATGGTAACTTCTAATAATGCTGTATATGATAGGTGATTAATATGATTAACATCTATATCAGTGTTTTCAAGAAGAAATTTTACTGTTCCTAAATGCTCTTTTTCGCATGCTAATATTAATGCATTTGATCCGAAAATATTTAAAACATTTCTTGTATCAGCTTTTTTATATATTAGTTTTATTATATTAAGCATTCCTCTCGAACTTGCATATAGAAAAGGAGAATTCAATTTCTCGTCTTGTATATTGACATTTGCATCATTATCAACTAAAAGTTTAACCATTTTTATATCATTTTTATATGCAGCTATCATTAAAGGAGTTCTTTTTCTTTCATCTTGTAAATTTATATTTATTCCCATTTCTATATATTCTTTTACAGA
Proteins encoded:
- the xylA gene encoding xylose isomerase → MEYFTSTDKVFYKGKDSKDAFSFKQYNASEVISGKTMEEWMPFAMSWWHTLAAGSADPFGAPAASRPWNGKEALEASKMRVEAGFELMQKLGMNYFCFHDRDLAPEYKTLKETNEKLDMIVDLVAESMSKTGKKLLWATSSLFTNPRYMHGAATSPYADVFAVAAAQTKKTMDIAKKLDAKGYVFWGGREGYETLLNTDMKRELDHLAYFLSMAVEYKEKIGFKGQFFIEPKPKEPTKHQYDFDAAATLEFLYHYNLDKYFELNLEVNHATLAGHTMQHEMQVARNHGKLGSVDINYGDTFLGWDTDMFLTNVYDAVLMMVEIIRNGGLKNGGFNFDAKVRRPSHTMDDLMYAYIAGMDTLAWGLRIADKIVKDGCFDKFIEERYSSYNSGIGAKIESKSTSLEELYNYALELEEKELPSGNQELLEAKLNQFIYNL
- the xylF gene encoding D-xylose ABC transporter substrate-binding protein; the protein is MKKIIAILISLSLFALSCSNKASDTAADKGGDKIKIGLSLDDLRLERWQKDRDYFVKEAESLGAEVIYISSDGNATKQLADIENLIAQNVDVLVVIANDGNSLSPAIMQASQDGIPTLAYDRMINNCDIAHYVTFDLEKVGRMQAEGILEITNKGRFYYLGGSPTDNNAQYFRKGAMDALKPYIDSGDIELIGEQSTRDWLPDVALQIIEDMLTAQNNNVTAIVAANDAIGGAAVQALKAQGLAGKVPVSGQDADLAALQRIARGEQAVTVYKPIHLIAKECAKAAVALAKGEQALSNSSLNNGYKDVHTFYIEPIKVTKDNLDSTVIADGWATKEDVYGN
- a CDS encoding ATP-binding cassette domain-containing protein; this translates as MQECILEMKDIHKSFSGVKALSGISLSLRKQEILGLCGENGAGKSTLMKILSGIYPFGTYDGSIFVNGKEMRFNGIKDAESAGIAIIHQELNLIPEMNVVENLFLGNFINKFGILNKDEMYIKAKEALSVIAPNIDPESKIKDLGTGEQQMVEIAKAILKNANILIFDEPTSSLTEKEISKLIEIIFSLKENGLSAIYISHKLDEIEAVTDSVEVIRDGKSVGGGKTIEMNSNKIISMMVGRSIDNLIPRRSREIGDIIFEAKNYTLYDKVNSNIKKVDDASFFLREREILGFSGLVGSGRTELLSAIYGAYSGDYVGESYLYGKKLNIKKTEDAVDLKIGFVPEERKTQGVILNDSVQNNIVLSTIKNYAVRGILDKNLQKEAALNYKEKLSIKIPSLDFPIKNLSGGNQQKCVLAKSLLINPKILILDEPTRGIDVGAKYEIYQYIFSIVEEGCSVILISSELPEILGLSDRVIVMHEGKIKASLDNNGLTQETIMTAAIGE
- a CDS encoding sugar ABC transporter permease, yielding MFRLKNFLKKYNLFMLFIIVIILWGFFGAITSGSFLSSRNISNLFRQMSITGILSIGMSFVIITSNIDLSVGSMLGLLGAISGILLRSDINAPLAIAITLIFGLIIGAINGFWCAYRKVPAFIVTLAGLLAYRGVVLYITKGQTLAIQDNHFNYIGNGNISPIAAWIILIISIIILILSNMNKLLHSRNKSEKKSLIMNLAFIIVISSIFVYWMNGYRGIPLPVIIMMIITVIASYISNNTVYGRIVYSIGGNSEACKYSGIDIKKYIFMVFTVNGVIAAVAGIINTARLASAVPSTGVNSELDAIAACVIGGISLSGGTGAVLGALLGSLIIASLNNGMSIIGLDSSWQNIIKGIVLLLAVWMDIATKNKSN
- the recN gene encoding DNA repair protein RecN: MLKYLEIRNFVLIDKLKINFSSGFNVLTGETGAGKSIIISALELITGEKGSTRMVGANGDRLIVSGNFSLQSSADIVKNKLKEWNIEINNDELNIKREITKDGKSKSFINNVGVKVAELKELGDLIVDIHGQHEHQSLFNPANHLNFYDSYLNIDEKLENYKNHYNKLIKLIKQYNEIYQNKNNILKEKSFLEYAIDEIEKAKLKPNEDEDIKNDITMMSNAESIASSLSSINKDIFGSESGAYIKLTRSISALQSISKYDNRLSDIASQIEGITLNLEDIKTVLTEIRSKTKFDPEELQSLNERLFFINNLKKKYGSNIKEIISYAKESKEKLESLNFSEEDIENLKKEIEELRKKTSVLAKEISDIRHNRKEDFIKAIENEMNDLGMSSTKFDVEITLDEDDDGILNIDGANIKANSTGIDNIEFIIAPNKQSMFQPLRKIASGGEISRIMLSLKNVLSLGDYSETCVFDEIDVGVGGRIAEVIGEKIAALSKRKQVLSVTHLAQIAIYANNHFKVTKNEGDDIVTSTIEELDDSMRVNEIARMITGKEITEASIKHAEEMLEHAKNNI
- a CDS encoding NAD(+)/NADH kinase — translated: MNNSKKQQIGIIVNVLRTDTDGILKKINTIIKKYNIEAIIINYDISSYNNVKKAAKELKNVSMLISIGGDGTLLSALKIAIKYDISVLPIYNGTLGFISEIPPEEAYLILEEYFENKKTLYEIEPRTLLSISVYSKEKDTYREHLAVNELVLSKCDGRAIHINIIISGKLISSIVGDGVVIATPTGSTAYALSAGGPILAPTIDAMSFVPIAPHSLTFRPLVIPKHDNIELELTQKSLKAMITVDGYDICQFKNNDKIKAKISNKNCYIFQSANRLFYDILRNKLNWGR
- a CDS encoding lysophospholipid acyltransferase family protein; translation: MAKFWGRMLMKMAFISFDIEGKENYDPNKTYLLTPNHQSAFDIFACFSIFKNSFAFVSKDTYGKVPLIGFGMSLANYIFVKRGTVGAVKSIYDMENRLRNNISIVIYPEGTRSATGEVKKPKRGILKISERCSDIPVLPVVIYGTRDIMKARSIKIVPFKKITVRFLEPFYFKDINGDDNDKLDYWYDIMSKNYNELRDKLISN
- a CDS encoding 4Fe-4S dicluster domain-containing protein, giving the protein MNINNNASQLKKDILVKIALMFIEDRLVEDIDRLPIEIIPRDSKSIRCCIHNDREIIKNRIMARLGISVEGKEDSGIPLSGYAKLALERDKPTWPMLTVLDEACNACVRANFMVTNACQACLARPCIVNCPKDAITILDEKRAHIDSSKCINCGLCLKNCPYHAIIYIPVPCEESCPVGAINKNEYGKEVIDYHKCIFCGNCMRECPFGAMMDKGQLIDVLKHLKEDKKVNVMYAPAIASQFNAKPGQLKSALLKIGFNKVWEVALGADVTSDKEAAEFEERMERGDKLMTTSCCPAYVKAVRKHVPELIPCVSETRTPMHYTAEMMHKDDPDAINVFIGPCLAKRREGLDDELVDYGLSMEELDALFIATGTDVSKEPDLDIETVPTASGRKYAMSGGVAEAVKVRLKHPEKLKAAVINGLDKEGMKQLKGYGKVQSGETPMTDATPNLVEVMACNGGCVGGPCVVKNPKAAAVQLQRYASTGTEVKKD
- a CDS encoding ankyrin repeat domain-containing protein, which translates into the protein MKLSFVFAFTLYIGSILLADTRIDFFSAVNSGDIKSVKEYIEMGININLQDERKRTPLMIAAYKNDIKMVKLLVDNDANVNIQDEKLNSPFLYASSRGMLNIIKLIYKKADTRNVLNIFGSNALILACEKEHLGTVKFLLENTDIDVNHINHLSYTALLEVTIVGNDSLNYAEIVKILLEHGADKTIKDKNGHDALYYAKARNLKNIEKLLAE